The genomic window GGAGCCACGCGGTCGGCGCATTTGCCTCCAGAACGCTTTAGACTGGAAAGGAAAGGAGCGACATTGAACACCAAACATGACCGTAAACCGGGCGGGAAGCGGGAGTGGGCCACAGCGTGGACCCGCGCCGGCCTGATCGCCCTCGGCGCGGCAGTCCTGAGCAGTTGTGGGCAGGGGCAGAACATCTTCCTGGGTGACCAGGCTGCCGCCTACAACCGCGAGATCTGGGACCTGAGCAAGTGGGCCATTGGACTGTCGATCATCATCTTTGTCGGGGTCTCGGGCATGCTGTTTTACACGGTGCAAAAATTCCGTGAAGACCGCAACACCGCAGCGCCCCAGCAGTTCCACGGCAACAACAGGCTCGAGGCCTGGCTGATCGGGATTCCGATCATCTTGGTGCTCGGGCTGAGCGTGTTGTCGGTGCGTTCGCTGGCCCGCCTGAACCCGGTGTCCCAGCAGACCCTGGGCATCGAGGCCACCGGGGCGCAGTTCTGGTGGAACTTCACCTACCCCGGTTCGCCGGTGCAGGGCGGCAGCACGGTGGCCAACGGCAACGAGATGGTCATGCCCGCCGAGCAGAAGGTGGCGATCAGCACGACCAGCAAGGACGTGATTCACGGCTTCTGGGCGCCCAACCTCGGCGGCCAGCGCGCGTCCATCCCCACCGTCAAGCGCGTGTGGGAACTCGATACCCAGCGCCCCGGCGTCTACCAGGGCAACTGCTCGCAGCTGTGCGGCGCCTCGCACGCCAACATGCGCTTCAAGGTGATCGCGCTGTCGCCCGAGGCTTCGCGGCCTTCAACAAGGCGGCGCAGGCTTACGTGGCCCCCACTCCCGCTCCCGGCAGCGCCGAGGAACGCGGCTACAACCTGTTCATGCAGGGCAATCCCGGCACCGGCGCCATTGCCTGCGCCTCGTGCCACCGCGTGCAGGGCACCCCGGCAGGCGGCGTCAGCGGCCCTGACCTGAGCTTCTTCGGCACCCGCCGCACGCTGGGCGCGGGCATGTGGGAAGCCATGTCGCCCGAGCACTGGGCAGAGCCCCAGGCGGCGGCGGCGCTGCACGCCTGGATCAAACACAGCCCCAAGGTCAAGCCTGGCAGCCTGATGCCCACCTATGACGGCAGCACTTATGTCGTCGACGGCAAGTCCATTCAGGGTGGTCGCCTGACCGACGGCGAGATCGACGACATCGCGGCGTACCTGCGGAGTCTGCGCCTTCCCGACGAGGCCGACTACTGGCAGGGCTCCCCGGTTCACGGCACCAACACCACCGCAGGAGGTTCGCAGTGACGGTACATGCACCGCTGCCTCAGCACACCCAGACGGCTGCCAAACGCGGCGTGTGGGAGGTCATCAAGGACTTCATGATGACCACCGATCACAAGAAGATCGGTCTGCTGTACATCATCGTTTCGATCCTGGGCTTCTGCCTGGGCGGGCTGCTGGCGCTGGCGATCCGGGTTCAGCTCGCGCTGCCCGAACAGACGCTGCTGGTGGGCACCACCTACAACCAGGTGCTGACCATGCACGCGGCGATCATGCTGTTTTTCTTCCTGATTCCGCTGGGGCTGTTCGGCTTCGGCAACTATTTCCTGCCGCTGCAACTCGGCGTGCGTGACGTGGCCTTGCCCCGCCTGAACACCTTCGCGGTGTGGCTGTTTATCGCCAGCCTGATTCTGGTGGTCCTCGGCCTGTTCAACGGCGGCGCCCCCAGCGTTGGCTGGACCTTCTATTACCCGCTCACCATGGACGGCAACCAGACCGGCGTGAGCGTGTTCATGGTCGCGGTGATCCTCAACGGCCTGGGCTCGCTGCTCGGCTCGGCCAACTTCGCCGCCACCATCGTCAACCTCCGCGCGCCCGGCATGGGCCTGTGGAAGATGCCGGTGTTCGCGTGGAGCATCTTCGCCACCTCCATTCTCCAGCTGCTCACGCTGGGCGGCCTGACCGCCGCCGCACTGCTCACCTACCTGGAAATCAAGCTGGGCCTGAGCATGTTCAACCCCGGCATCGGCGGCGTGCCGGTGCTGTACCAGCAGTTCTTCTGGTTCTACTCGCACCCCGCCGTGTACGTGATGCTGCTGCCCTACCTGGGCATCGGCGCCGAGGTGGCCTCCACCATGGCCCGCAAGCCGCTGTTCGGCTACCGCGTGATGGTGTACTCGATGCTCGCTATCGTGCTGGTGTCGTGCATCGTGTGGCTGCACCACATGTTCGCCGTCGGCATTCCCGAAGCCTGGCAGATCGCCTTCATGATCTCGACCCTGATCGTGGCTGTCCCGACTGGCGTCAAAATCTTCAACCTGATCGGCACCCTGTGGGGCGGACGCATCCTGATGCGGATGCCGACCTACTGGCTGATCGGCTTTATCTTCAACTTCCTGATCGGCGGGATCACGGGCGTGAGCCTGGGGATGATTCCCTTCGACTACCAGGTCACCATGTCCTACTACGTGGTGGCGCACTTCCACAACGTGATGATGTTCGGCACCGCCTTCCTGGCGATGGCGGGTCTGTACTACTGGTGGCCCAAGATGACGGGCCGCTTCCTGGACGAAAAGGTCGGTCTGGCCCACTTCTGGCTGTTCATGATCGGCTCGTGGCTGACCTTCCTGCCGCAGTACATCCTGGGTCTGCTGGGGATGCCCCGGCGCTACTACACCTACCCCGCCGGCAACTGGGCCTGGACCGAGCTGAACTTCGCCAGCACCGTGGGCGCCTTCCTGCTGCTGCTCGGCGGCCTGGCGATGCTCTACAACATGTTCCAGAGCTTCAAGCGGCCCATTACCGCCGGACCCAACCCCTGGGGCGGCTTTACCCTGGAGTGGACGAGCAGCAGCCCGCCTGCCGCATACAACTTCGCCCACGACTTCCCGCAGAACTTCCCCACCGAGCGCCCGCTGTACGACTGGGAACAGAACGGCGAAACCCTGACCCCGGTGGACCCGAAGAGCATTCATCTGCCGCAGGACAGCATCTGGCCGTTCATGACCGCCTTCTCGCTGCTGCTGATGGGCTACGGCCTCTCTTTCGGCTGGTTCACCAACTATGACCCGGCTGTGGGCCTCAAGCCCTTCGCCGACGCCAGCCTGAGCTTCAAGATCGCCACGACGGTGCTGTACCTCAGCCTCCCGGTGTTCTTCTACTCGCTGTTCAAGTGGGCGGGCACCCGTGAGTACGCCGTGCCGGTCGCGCACCACCACCTCACCAAGTACGACAACGGCTTCATGGGCATGGCCTGGTTCATCATCTCGGAAGTGGCGCTGTTCGCCATCCTGATTGCCGGCTACGTGTACCTGCGCGTGATCGGCGCCGCCGAGCCGCCCGCACTGCGCCCGAGCATCTGGCTGGCCGCGCTCAACACCTTGATTCTGGTCACCAGCTCGGGTGTGGTCCACAAGGCCGAGCAGGACCTGCACCACGGCCGCACCAGCTGGGGCCGCCTGGGCCTGTTCATCACGCTGCTGCTGGGCGCGATCTTCATGATCTTCCAGGTGTACGAGTTCTCGCTGTTCGGCACCGAAAGTGACTGGCGCCAGAACCTGTGGCAGTCGTGCTTCTTCATCATCGTCGGCCTGCACGGTCTGCACATCCTGATCGGCGGCACCGGCATCGCCCTGCCCTACTACCAGCTGCTGACCGGTAAGATGGACAAGTACAACCACGGCTCCATCGTCCCTGCCAGCCTGTACTGGCACCTGGTGGACGTGGTGTGGCTCCTGATCGTCGCGATCTTCTACGCCTGGTAATCCGGGCCGGCAGAAGGCACAAGGAAGAGGGAGGCTTGCGGGCCTCCCCTTCCTTTTGTTTTTTCTTGTCGCTCTGGCGGTTACGGCTCCCCGGCTTCCGTCTCCCCTTTCGCCTCACGGCCCATCAGGTGACGCACGCCTTCTGCGGGGGACCACTCGCCGCGCGTGACCTGCGCCACCGCCCGCACGATAGGCAGGTCGTGGCCGTGGGCAGCGGCCCAGGCGTCGAGCAGGCCAGCGGTACGCAGGCCCTCGACCACCTTGCCGCCTTGCTGCGGGCTCTCGCCCCGGGCAATCGCCTCGCCCGCTGCCCGGTTGCGGCTGTGGGGGCTGGTGGCGGTGGCGATCAGGTCGCCCAGCCCGCTCAGGCCGTAGACCGTTTCCTCCTCGGCGCCGAGTGAACGCAGGTAGCGGTTCATTTCACGCAGGCCACGGGTCAGGAGGGTCGCCTTGGCATTGTCGCCGAGGTGCAGACCGTCGCCCATGCCGGCAGCCACCGCGATCACGTTTTTCAGGACGCCGCCGAGTTCCACGCCGGGCACGTCACGGCTGGTGTAGACCCGCAGGCTGGGCGACATCAGCGCGGTCTGCACGGCGGCGGCAAGGGCCGGGTCGCGGCTGGCGACCACCGTGGCGGCGGGCAGGCCCCGGCCTATTTCCTCGGCGTGGTTGGGGCCGCTCAGGACCGCCACCCGGTCAAAGCCGAGCCCCGCCGCGTACTCGCTCAGGCGGCTGCCGTCGGGCGCGAGACCCTTGGCGCACAGCACCACGCCCAGTTCGCGCGGCAGCCCGGCCAGCAGTTCGGGCACGCCCACACTTGGTACAACCAGCAGGGCGAAGTCGGCGCCGGCCACCGCGCCGGGCAGGTCAGACGTGACCGCTACCTCGGGGGGCAGCAGCACGCCCGGCAGGTACTCGCGGTTCTCGCGCACCTCGGCCAGCCGGGCGGCAAAGTCGGGACGCCGAGCCCAGAGCCGCGCCGGTTGTCCGGCCCGTGCGGCGGCCACCGCGAGCGCCGTGCCCCAGCCGCCAGCGCCCAGCACAGGCAAAGCAGAGCCCTGCGTCATGCTTCGCCCATCCAGGCAAAGACCCAGATGCGCGGGGTGCGGTCATCCGGGTCGGCGTAGTCGGGGTACTCCACGATGTCCCAGCGGGCAAATCCGGCCCCGCGCAGCAGCGGCTCCAGCTCGGCGGGGTCGTAGCCGCGCTCGCGGTGGGTCTCCACGAATTCCTGCACCTCGCCGCCTTCGCCCATCACCCGGCAAAACGCCTGCACGACGCCCAGTTCTTCCTCGGCGTCGTAGTGGTGTGACCAGTGGTAATGGATTTCCTCGCCCGCCTCGCTGCGGGCCAGCCCCTCGATGGCGTCGCCTTCCCACAGCTCACGGACGCCCAGTCGGGTGTTGAGGTCGCAGGCGAACAGCCCGCCCGGCGCGGTGTGGGCCGCCGCCTGGCGCAGCGCCGCGCCGAGGTCGGCGGGGGCCAGCAGGTTGTTGAGGCTGTCGAAGACGCAGGTGACGAGGTCGAACGTCTCGCCGAGGTCGAAGGTTCGCAGGTCGCCCTGTTCGAAGCTCACCCAGGGCAGCCGCTCGCGGGCGACGCTGAGCATCTCGGCGCTGCCGTCCACCCCGACCACTGCCATCCCAGCCGCCTGCAACTGCCGGGTCATGCCCCCGGTGCCGCAGGCGAGGTCGAGGGCGCGGCGCGGGGTGAGGCCGCCGTCACGGGCATAGGTCAGGATGAAATCCGCCCAGTGGTCGTACTCCACGTCGGCCATAATCGCGTCGTACACGGCGGCCAGGGCCGTAAAAGGGGGGCGCTGCATGGCGTCACTATAGGCGCCGGGGCACAGGTCTCAATCCCAGGACTCAGGCCGGGCGCAGTTCGCCGCTCCGCAGCTGCCGTTCGATTTCGGCCACCGCGTGGTCGGCATGAAAGCGGCCATTTTCGATAAAGACCTGATTGGTCTTGCCGGCAAAGCCCGCGCTGCCCACCACGAAGAGGCCGGGCACGCTGCTCTCGTAGTTCTCGGTCAGCACCAGGCACTCGTCAGGCTGCGTGGCGAGGTTCAGCCCGTCCAGGAACGACAGGTCGGGGCGGTAGCCGGTCAGCGCGAAGGTGAAGTCGGTGGGCAGCTCGAAGGTGCGGCCGTCCTCGCCCTGCACGACCACGTGCTCGGGGTGAATCTCGACCACCCGCGAGTTGAAGTGGGCATGGATGCTGCCTTCCTTGATGCGGTTTTCGAGGTCGGGCCGCACCCAGTACTTGATGGTGCTCTTGAGTTCGGGAGCGCGGACCACCATGGTCACGTTCACGCCGCTGCGCCACAGGTCGAGCGCGGCGTCGGCGGCCGAGTTGCCCGCGCCGATGACGGTCACGTTCAGGCCCATGAAGGGGTGGGCCTCGGTGTAGTAGTGGCTGACGTTTTCGCTGTCCTCACCGGGAATGCCCATACTCAGCGGGTTGTCGTAGTAGCCGGTCGCCACCACCACGCGCCGCGCTTCCACCACGCCGGGCGTACCGTCCTGCGCCTCGATTTCGAGGGTGAAGCCCGCCGGGGCCGCGTGCACCTTATTCACGGTGGTGTACTGCCGCACGTTCAGGTTCTCACGCTGCGTGACGAGGCGGTAGTACATCAGCGCGTCACGGCGGTCGGGCTTGTCGTGCCCGGTCACGAAGGGGTGGTTGCCGATTTCGAGTTCGGGAGCAGTGGTAAAAAAGCCCATGTAGGTGGGGTACTCAAAAATCGCGTTGACCACGCAGCCCTTTTCCAGCACCACGTAACTCAGGCCCGCGCGCTTGCATCCGATGGCGGCGGCCAGACCCACCGGCCCGGCTCCGACGATTGCCACGTCATAAAGACTCATGGCCCTATTGTGTCAGCCTGCGCCCCGGTGCACCGTGACCCGCCTGCCCCTGCTAGTTTGAGAGCCATGCCGGGTGCGCGTTGGTTGTCGGGAGTGGTGCTGGGTGGGCTGTCGCTGGGCCTGATGGCCTGTGGCCCCAAAGACATCGAGGGGCTGCGAACCGCTGACTATCTCGGCGGAGACCAGCGCAGCGGCGTGCTGACCTACAGAGAGACCCCGCCGATGGGCGGCCCCTACAACCCGCTGTGGCAGACCTGCGCCGCCTACGCCCAGCCGGTCTACAACGAGTACGCCGTCCACAGCCTTGCGCGGGGCGCGGTGTGGGTGACTTACCGCCCTGGCCTGGACGCCGCCGAGCTGGACAAGCTAAAGGCCCTGCTCGCCGGGCAGCCTGCCGCGCTGCTCAGCCCGTATCCCAACCTGCCCGCGCCCGTCGTGATGACGGCCTGGAATCGCCAGCTCAGCGCCCAGACCGCCGACGACCCCCGCCTGACCCGCTTCCTCAAAGAAATCTTGCCCGAGAACAGTGCCCCAGAGAAGGGCAGCCCGTGCGCCAGGGGTTTCGGCGGCACCCGCTAGCCTGCATAGCCTTGACGGGGGCTGCATAGGCCGCTATATTGTTCAGCATCACCGCCCAAGAGGCGGTTTTTTCATGCCATCTTCCCGAGTTCCTCGGCAATTTGCGGCAGCGCACCGGCCTGACCGATACGCCGCTGGCCGTCGCGCACCGCCGTCGTGCGCTGAGGGCCACCGAGCAGCTCACGCACTGCCTGAGCGGCGGCGGACGCCTCCGGGCGGGTCAACGTGAGCGCCGCGCCGAGGAGCCGCTGCTGCCGCACCGCGAAGCCGGGGACATACTGCGGTCCGGCGGTGGGAAACCCGACCACCGGCACGCCCAGACCCGCCGCCTGCTCGTTGGCGGTGCCCGCCGTGCCGAGCGCCACCCCGCCCGAGGCAGCCGCTGCGTGAAGAATCGTAGAGAAGCTTGCGCGCAGAAGCCACACACTGCACGTGCCCCGGCGGGCGAGCACGCCCCACTCGCCGCGCTCCTCAAGCGTCCAACCGAGCAGCGGCGGCAGTTCGTCAAAGGGCCGGGGCCAGGCCACCAGCGCCTGCATGTCCGGCAGGGCGCAGGCGGCGCCGAGCATGACGGGCAGCGAGGTCTGGGCGTCGCCGCGCTGCCCCGGTAGCAGCGCCAGCACCGGCACGCCCGTCAGCAGCGGCGCCAGGTCACGCTCAGGAGCCGGCAGGATGTCGAGCGCGAAGCTGCCCCGGTAGGCGGCATTGACCCCCCGGCGGGCCAGATGACGGGCCGAGGCCGCGTCGCGCGTGTACACCCGCCAGGCGCGGCGGCCCAGCGCAAGCTCCCAGGGCATAAAGACGTTGGCGCCCAGCGCATTGAGTTCACGCAGGTGCCCGCCCAGCGTCATGCCCTCGCCGTAGAGGACCGACACCAGCGGCTGCACATGCACCAGCGGCAGACGCGGGCGGGCCAGTGCCCCCGGAATCTGCCGGGCCGCCAGCGTGCCCACCCCCAGCGCGTAGGTGTCGCCCACCACGACCACCCGCTCCAGCGCGGGCCCCTGGGTGCGGGCGGCCAGCCACTGCCCCAGTGACTTTTGCACCAGTCCGGCGCGCAGGTCGGCCCGCAGGTTGTCCAGGCTGCCGAAGGGAAACCCGCCCGAGGGCATGTCGAGCAGTGGCCCAGCAGTTTCCGCGAGCCCGGCATAGGCCCCGCCCGCCCCTACGAGCGGCAGCGCGAGGAGTGGCTGGTCTGGGCGGCGCCGACGCAGCTCACGGGCCAGCGCTGCCCCGATCAGGTCTTCGGCATGGCCGTTGGACACGAGCAGGGTAGCGGGCGCAACAGTCAGCGGCATGACGGCCAGAGTAGCGTCTGGGGCGTCAAGAGCCGCCTGGCGCGTCTCCGCTTTCCCGGGAGACCCGGCAGGCGGCTCTGGGGAGAGTCCTATGAACAGAGCCGTTACCCTGCTCGCTGCCCTGAGTTTGTCCGCCTCGCTGGGGCCTTCAGCCCTGGCGCAGAGCGCACCCGTTTCGACGTCTGCTACTCCTGCGTCTACTGCGGCCCCGGCTGCTCCCGCCCGCGTGCAGGCCCCCGCCGGCACCTTCGTGGGCCAGGACCGGGCCGGCGTGCGCTCCTGGCTGGGGATTCCCTACGCCCAGCCGCCCGTCGGCGACGCCCGCTGGCAGCCGCCCCGCGCCCTGCCCGCATCCCAGGCCGAGCGCACGACCACCCAGCCCGGCGCGGCGTGCGTGCAAACGCTCAGCGTGCCGGGGATGGACAAACAGGTGCGCGGCGCCGAGGACTGCCTGTTTCTGAATGTCTACGCCCCTACCAACGCGCAAAAAGCCCCGGTGATGGTCTGGATTCACGGCGGCAGCTTTCAGATGGGCGCGGGCAGCGACTACGACCTGAGCGTGCTCGCGCGTGAACAGGGTGTGGTGGCGGTCAGCCTGAACTACCGCCTGGGGGCGCTCGGTTTCCTGGCGACCCCGGCGCTCGACACCGCGCAGGGCACGGCGGGCAATCTGGGCCTGCTCGACCAGCAGCTCGCGCTAAAGTGGGTGCGGGACAACATCGCCGCGTTCGGGGGCGACGCACAGAACGTGACCGTGTTCGGCGAATCGGCTGGCGGCATGAGCATCTGCGCCCAGCTCGCCTCCCCCGGCGCGGCGGGCCTGTTCGACAAAGCCATCATCCAGAGCGGCCCGTGCACGGCCCCCGGCATCATGCAGAGCCGCGCCGAGGCGTACAACCTGGGCTCGCGGTTTGCAGCAGCCGTGGGCTGTGACCCCGCCGACGCCGCCTGCCTGCGCGCCGTGCCCGCCGACAAGCTGGTGCTGACCCGCTCGCCGAACGCCGCTTTTCCGGGTGCCGTGCCGTTTCCGCCGGTCTACGGCGACAGCACCGTGCCCCGCGCGCCCGCCGAGGTGCTGCGTCAGGGCCAGAACGCCGTGCCGCTGCTCATCGGCACCAACCTGAACGAAGGCACCCTCTTCGCCGCCTTCGTGGGCGACCCCCGGCGCGACCTTAACGCCGCCGAGTTCCTGGGCCTGAACGCCGTGCTCAACGGGCCCAACGCCCCGCGTGCCCTGCTCGCCTACAACAGCCGCACCTCCGGCACCCGTACCCAGGCCGCCGCCGCGAGTGCCACCGACAGCCTCTTTGCCTGCCCCAGCAGCAACCTCGCCCGCGACATCAGCCGCTTTACGCCGGTCTATAGCTACGAATTCCGCGACCCCAACCCGCCCCGCCCTGCGCAGTTGCGGCCCACGGTGGGTGTGCCGTCGTTCGGCGCCTTCCACGGCTCGGAAATCGTGAGCGTGACGGGCACCCCGTCCGGCCTGGGCAACCCCAGCGACTTCACGCCCGCTCAGGCTGAGCTGTCGCGCACCATGCAGACCTACTGGGCCAATTTCGCCCGCACCGGCAACCCCAACGGCGCCGGCTTGCCGCAGTGGGCTGCCTTCACCACCGAGCAGCCCCAGGTGCTAGGCCTGGCCCCCGGCGAGGTGACCCCCGTGCAGGACTTCCGCGCCGAGCACCACTGCGACACCATCTGGCGGCCCTGAGCCGTGAGCAGGCAATAAAAAAGCCGCCTCTTGGGCGGTGATGCTGAACAATATAGCGGACTATGCAGCCTTCGTCAAGGCTATTCACGAAGCCGCCGCTTCCCTGACCGGAGGCGGCGGCTTTGCCTTGCAAATTTGAGTGGGATTGAAGAGGCTAGCCCTTCTCAAACCTTCCCCCTTGCTGAGAAGCAAAGCGGGCAAGCTCACAGCAGTAACGGCGCGGGCAAGAGACAGGGTAAAGAGAGAAATAAAAAATCCGCCCTTCTCGGACGGTGATAAAAATAGAATAAGGCGATATGCGGGTTTTGTCAAACTTATGCGGATGTGCCGGTTTTTGCCGTGTAGGACGCTTCAAAATCTGAGAAACTCGAACCTTATGCAAAGAAGAACCGCCCCCCAGACTGGGAAGCGGCGCTTCTGTGCGCTCGGCTCAGTTGTGAGTCATGCCCAGCGGCACGACCCACTGGGCGAATTCGTCCTCGGTCACGTAGCCCAGGGCCAGCGCGGCGTCCTTGAGGCTGGTGCCTTCCTTGTGGGCCTTCTTGGCAATCGCGGCAGCCTTGTCGTAGCCGATGTGGCGATTGAGGGCGGTCACCTGCATCAGGTTCTTGTCGAGGTTTTCCTTGATCTTGGCCTCGTTGGGCTGGATGCCCACCGCGCAGTGGTCGTTGAAGGCCAGGCAGGCGTCGGAAATCAGGCGAATGCTTTCCAGCACGGCGTGAACCATCACTGGCTTGAACACGTTCAGCTGGAAGTTGCCCTGGCTGCCGGCAAAAGCGACGGTGGCGTCGTTGCCGAACACGCGGGTGGCGACCATCGTCATGGCCTCACTCTGGGTGGGGTTCACCTTGCCGGGCATGATGCTGGAGCCGGGCTCGTTCTCGGGAATGGTGATTTCGCCGATGCCGTTGCGCGGGCCGCTCGCCAGCCAGCGCACGTCGTTCGCCATCTTCATCAGGGCGCCGGCCAGGGTACGCAGGGCCGCCGAGGTCTGCACCAGCGCGTCGTGGGCGCTCAGGGCGGCGAACTTGTTCTCGGCGCTGCGGAAGTGGTAGCCGGTTTCTTCTTCGTACTTCTTGGCGGCCAGATCACCGAATTTGGGGTGCGCGTTCAGGCCGGTGCCCACGGCGGTGCCGCCGATGGCGAGGTCGAGCAGGCCTTCGCCCGCGTGCTTGACTTCGGACAGCGCGTAGTCGAGTTGCGCCACCCAGCCGCCGATTTCCTGCCCCAGCGTGATGGGCGTGGCGTCTTGCAGGTGGGTGCGGCCCACTTTCACGAGGTCCTTGTACTGCTCGGCCTTGGCGTGCAGGGTGTCGCGCAGCTTGCCGACCGCGCCGTACAGCCGCTCGTTGAGTTCCAGCACCACCGCGATGTGCATGGCAGTGGGGAAGGTGTCGTTGGAGCTCTGGCCGCGGTTCACGTGGTCGTTGGGGTGGACCGGCTTCTTGCTGCCCATTTCGCCGCCGGCGAGTTCGATGGCGCGGTTGGAAATCACCTCGTTGGCGTTCATGTTGCTCTGGGTGCCCGAGCCGGTCTGGAACACTACCAGCGGAAAGTGTTCGTCGAGTTTGCCGGCAATCACTTCGTCGGCGGCCTTCACGATGAGGTCGGCCACGTCGGCGGGCAGTTCACCGAGTTCGGCGTTGGCCTGCGCCGCGCCCTTTTTCAGGATGCCCAGCGCCCGGATGACGGGGCGGCCCCACACGAAGGTGTCGCGCCCAATCGGGAAGTTGTGGATGCTGCGCTCGGTCTGTGCGCCCCAGTAGCGGCTGGCGTCCACGTCCATCTTGCCCATCGTGTCGGTTTCTTGGCGGGTTTTGGTCATAGCGCTTTCAGTTTACGGCGTTTGAAGATTCGACTTTATGGAGCGCGCGGAGTGCTGCCCCGAGTCGCCAGAACCACAACAGGCCCAGCGTGAGCGTGAGGCCAAGTCCCCAGGTGTCGTTCCCTCCTTGCGGTGGGTGCCGCAGGGCCAGGCAAAGCAGCATGACCATGCTGCCCCAACCGCTCAGCCCCCACGCCACCAGCACCCGCGCCAGCCCCCCGAGCCGCAGGGCAGCGATCAGAAACCAGCGCAGAGTCGGCACGACCAGAACCAGGCCAAGCACGCTCATCAGCGCCACATTCGGTGTAAAAAATTCGCGAAACAGAGAAAACAGCATGGGCAAAAGCACCACCACGCCAGAGCGCCCGAACTCACTTTCCTCGAACACCGCCCGCCGCCAGCCTGCCGCGCTGAGGGCGTAGCCGGGATGCAGCAGCCCCCTATCGGTCACGGTCAGGTGGGCTTTTCTGAAAGCGTCGTTGGCCCGGTGCGGGTCACCCCATTCGCGCAACACGTCTTCGACGCTCTCACCCGCGTCCACGGCATCGTCCAGATGGGCCAGATGTTCAGCCCTGACCCGCTCGGCGGCTTGCGGCGCGAGGCCATGCGTGGCGATTTCCAGCCAGAGCTTCGGCGTCAGCGGGGCGCTCCAGTGGGGGTGAATGTTCCAGGCCATCTCAACCTCCCCCCACGACCGCGCCCACCGCCTGCGTCTGGCGCTGCCACTCGCCCCGCGCCCGTGCCAGAGCCGTGCGCCCCGCGTCTGTCAGGCGGTACTCACGGCGGGTGCGGCCCCTGACGTCTACCTCGCTGCTCTCCACCAGACCTTCCTTTTCCAGCAGGTGCAGCGCGGGGTACAGGCTGCCCTCTTTGGCCGTCAATACCCCTTCAGAGCGGGCTTTAATCG from Deinococcus radiodurans R1 = ATCC 13939 = DSM 20539 includes these protein-coding regions:
- a CDS encoding YpdA family putative bacillithiol disulfide reductase, with the protein product MSLYDVAIVGAGPVGLAAAIGCKRAGLSYVVLEKGCVVNAIFEYPTYMGFFTTAPELEIGNHPFVTGHDKPDRRDALMYYRLVTQRENLNVRQYTTVNKVHAAPAGFTLEIEAQDGTPGVVEARRVVVATGYYDNPLSMGIPGEDSENVSHYYTEAHPFMGLNVTVIGAGNSAADAALDLWRSGVNVTMVVRAPELKSTIKYWVRPDLENRIKEGSIHAHFNSRVVEIHPEHVVVQGEDGRTFELPTDFTFALTGYRPDLSFLDGLNLATQPDECLVLTENYESSVPGLFVVGSAGFAGKTNQVFIENGRFHADHAVAEIERQLRSGELRPA
- a CDS encoding class I SAM-dependent DNA methyltransferase, with protein sequence MQRPPFTALAAVYDAIMADVEYDHWADFILTYARDGGLTPRRALDLACGTGGMTRQLQAAGMAVVGVDGSAEMLSVARERLPWVSFEQGDLRTFDLGETFDLVTCVFDSLNNLLAPADLGAALRQAAAHTAPGGLFACDLNTRLGVRELWEGDAIEGLARSEAGEEIHYHWSHHYDAEEELGVVQAFCRVMGEGGEVQEFVETHRERGYDPAELEPLLRGAGFARWDIVEYPDYADPDDRTPRIWVFAWMGEA
- a CDS encoding DUF3105 domain-containing protein is translated as MPGARWLSGVVLGGLSLGLMACGPKDIEGLRTADYLGGDQRSGVLTYRETPPMGGPYNPLWQTCAAYAQPVYNEYAVHSLARGAVWVTYRPGLDAAELDKLKALLAGQPAALLSPYPNLPAPVVMTAWNRQLSAQTADDPRLTRFLKEILPENSAPEKGSPCARGFGGTR
- a CDS encoding c-type cytochrome, producing the protein MQGNPGTGAIACASCHRVQGTPAGGVSGPDLSFFGTRRTLGAGMWEAMSPEHWAEPQAAAALHAWIKHSPKVKPGSLMPTYDGSTYVVDGKSIQGGRLTDGEIDDIAAYLRSLRLPDEADYWQGSPVHGTNTTAGGSQ
- the coxB gene encoding cytochrome c oxidase subunit II, yielding MNTKHDRKPGGKREWATAWTRAGLIALGAAVLSSCGQGQNIFLGDQAAAYNREIWDLSKWAIGLSIIIFVGVSGMLFYTVQKFREDRNTAAPQQFHGNNRLEAWLIGIPIILVLGLSVLSVRSLARLNPVSQQTLGIEATGAQFWWNFTYPGSPVQGGSTVANGNEMVMPAEQKVAISTTSKDVIHGFWAPNLGGQRASIPTVKRVWELDTQRPGVYQGNCSQLCGASHANMRFKVIALSPEASRPSTRRRRLTWPPLPLPAAPRNAATTCSCRAIPAPAPLPAPRATACRAPRQAASAALT
- a CDS encoding cbb3-type cytochrome c oxidase subunit I, with amino-acid sequence MTVHAPLPQHTQTAAKRGVWEVIKDFMMTTDHKKIGLLYIIVSILGFCLGGLLALAIRVQLALPEQTLLVGTTYNQVLTMHAAIMLFFFLIPLGLFGFGNYFLPLQLGVRDVALPRLNTFAVWLFIASLILVVLGLFNGGAPSVGWTFYYPLTMDGNQTGVSVFMVAVILNGLGSLLGSANFAATIVNLRAPGMGLWKMPVFAWSIFATSILQLLTLGGLTAAALLTYLEIKLGLSMFNPGIGGVPVLYQQFFWFYSHPAVYVMLLPYLGIGAEVASTMARKPLFGYRVMVYSMLAIVLVSCIVWLHHMFAVGIPEAWQIAFMISTLIVAVPTGVKIFNLIGTLWGGRILMRMPTYWLIGFIFNFLIGGITGVSLGMIPFDYQVTMSYYVVAHFHNVMMFGTAFLAMAGLYYWWPKMTGRFLDEKVGLAHFWLFMIGSWLTFLPQYILGLLGMPRRYYTYPAGNWAWTELNFASTVGAFLLLLGGLAMLYNMFQSFKRPITAGPNPWGGFTLEWTSSSPPAAYNFAHDFPQNFPTERPLYDWEQNGETLTPVDPKSIHLPQDSIWPFMTAFSLLLMGYGLSFGWFTNYDPAVGLKPFADASLSFKIATTVLYLSLPVFFYSLFKWAGTREYAVPVAHHHLTKYDNGFMGMAWFIISEVALFAILIAGYVYLRVIGAAEPPALRPSIWLAALNTLILVTSSGVVHKAEQDLHHGRTSWGRLGLFITLLLGAIFMIFQVYEFSLFGTESDWRQNLWQSCFFIIVGLHGLHILIGGTGIALPYYQLLTGKMDKYNHGSIVPASLYWHLVDVVWLLIVAIFYAW
- a CDS encoding NAD(P)H-dependent glycerol-3-phosphate dehydrogenase, producing MTQGSALPVLGAGGWGTALAVAAARAGQPARLWARRPDFAARLAEVRENREYLPGVLLPPEVAVTSDLPGAVAGADFALLVVPSVGVPELLAGLPRELGVVLCAKGLAPDGSRLSEYAAGLGFDRVAVLSGPNHAEEIGRGLPAATVVASRDPALAAAVQTALMSPSLRVYTSRDVPGVELGGVLKNVIAVAAGMGDGLHLGDNAKATLLTRGLREMNRYLRSLGAEEETVYGLSGLGDLIATATSPHSRNRAAGEAIARGESPQQGGKVVEGLRTAGLLDAWAAAHGHDLPIVRAVAQVTRGEWSPAEGVRHLMGREAKGETEAGEP